The proteins below are encoded in one region of Pseudonocardia sp. DSM 110487:
- a CDS encoding YdeI/OmpD-associated family protein, which produces MTRDQRGPVSDRSQRFAATVAVDRQGRTHVPVPFEPDAVWGAKPRHHVTGTVGGRGVRGALDAGDGGVVLILGPAWSRGCDPADGTRVDVVLTPEGPQRGDLAPDVAAALDASPAAGVFFDSLAQFYRKAFLRWIDATRRRPEQRPVRIAEMVRLLEEGKKER; this is translated from the coding sequence ATGACACGTGATCAGCGGGGCCCGGTCTCGGATCGGTCGCAGCGGTTCGCGGCGACCGTGGCCGTCGATCGGCAGGGCCGCACGCATGTGCCGGTCCCGTTCGAACCTGACGCGGTGTGGGGCGCCAAGCCTCGCCATCACGTGACGGGCACGGTCGGCGGTCGCGGTGTGCGCGGTGCGCTCGATGCGGGGGACGGCGGCGTGGTCCTGATTCTCGGGCCGGCGTGGAGCCGCGGGTGCGACCCTGCTGATGGCACGAGGGTCGACGTCGTGCTCACCCCGGAAGGCCCGCAGCGCGGCGACTTGGCGCCGGACGTGGCGGCGGCGCTGGACGCGTCGCCGGCCGCGGGGGTGTTCTTCGACTCGCTTGCCCAGTTCTACCGCAAAGCCTTCCTGCGGTGGATCGACGCCACCAGACGACGCCCCGAGCAGCGCCCGGTGCGGATCGCCGAGATGGTCCGTCTGCTCGAGGAGGGCAAGAAGGAACGGTGA